A genomic window from Candidatus Goldiibacteriota bacterium includes:
- a CDS encoding elongation factor Tu, translating to VTIEVELIMPIAMEQELRFAIREGGRTVGSGVITKILE from the coding sequence GGTAACAATAGAAGTGGAACTGATAATGCCGATAGCCATGGAACAGGAATTAAGGTTCGCCATCCGCGAAGGCGGAAGGACAGTAGGTTCGGGAGTTATAACAAAGATTCTGGAATAA